The Elephas maximus indicus isolate mEleMax1 chromosome 19, mEleMax1 primary haplotype, whole genome shotgun sequence genome contains a region encoding:
- the CHD3 gene encoding chromodomain-helicase-DNA-binding protein 3 isoform X3, with protein sequence MASPLRDEEEEEEEMVVSEEEEEEEEEGDEEEEEVEAADEDDEEYDDERVLGRGPDHDRGRDRHNPPGCHLFPPPPPPPPLPPPPPPPPPDKDDIRLLPSALGVKKRKRGPKKQKENKPGKPRKRKKLDSEEEFGSERDEYREKSESGGSEYGTGPGRKRRRKHREKKEKKTKRRKKGEGDGGQKVEQKSSATLLLTWGLEDVEHVFSEEDYHTLTNYKAFSQFMRPLIAKKNPKIPMSKMMTILGAKWREFSANNPFKGSAAAVAAAAAAAAAAVAEQVSAAVSSATPIAPSGPPALPPPPAADTQPPPIRRAKTKEGKGPGHKRRSKSPRVPDGRKKLRGKKMAPLKIKLGLLGGKKKKGGSYVLQSDEGPEPEAEESDLDSGSVHSASGRPDGPVRTKRLKRGRPGRKKKKVLGCPAVAGEEEVDGYETDHQDYCEVCQQGGEIILCDTCPRAYHLVCLDPELDRAPEGKWSCPHCEKEGVQWEAKEEEEEYEEEGEEEGEKEEEDDHMEYCRVCKDGGELLCCDACISSYHIHCLNPPLPDIPNGEWLCPRCTCPVLKGRVQKILHWRWGEPPVSVPAPQQADGSPDAPAPRPLQGRSEREFFVKWVGLSYWHCSWAKELQLEIFHLVMYRNYQRKNDMDEPPPLDYGSGEDDGKSDKRKVKDPHYAEMEEKYYRFGIKPEWMTVHRIINHSVDKKGNYHYLVKWRDLPYDQSTWEEDEMNIPEYEDHKQSYWRHRELIMGEDPAQPRKYKKKKKEVQTDGPPSSPTNDPTVKYETQPRFITATGGTLHMYQLEGLNWLRFSWAQGTDTILADEMGLGKTIQTIVFLYSLYKEGHTKGPFLVSAPLSTIINWEREFQMWAPKFYVVTYTGDKDSRAIIRENEFSFEDNAIKGGKKAFKMKREAQVKFHVLLTSYELITIDQAALGSIRWACLVVDEAHRLKNNQSKFFRVLNGYKIDHKLLLTGTPLQNNLEELFHLLNFLTPERFNNLEGFLEEFADISKEDQIKKLHDLLGPHMLRRLKADVFKNMPAKTELIVRVELSPMQKKYYKYILTRNFEALNSRGGGNQVSLLNIMMDLKKCCNHPYLFPVAAMESPKLPSGAYEGGALIKASGKLMLLQKMLRKLKEQGHRVLIFSQMTKMLDLLEDFLDYEGYKYERIDGGITGALRQEAIDRFNAPGAQQFCFLLSTRAGGLGINLATADTVIIFDSDWNPHNDIQAFSRAHRIGQANKVMIYRFVTRASVEERITQVAKRKMMLTHLVVRPGLGSKAGSMSKQELDDILKFGTEELFKDENEGENKEEDSSVIHYDNEAIARLLDRNQDATEDTDVQNMNEYLSSFKVAQYVVREEDKIEEIEREIIKQEENVDPDYWEKLLRHHYEQQQEDLARNLGKGKRVRKQVNYNDAAQEDQDNQSEYSVGSEEEDEDFDERPEGRRQSKRQLRNEKDKPLPPLLARVGGNIEVLGFNTRQRKAFLNAVMRWGMPPQDAFTTQWLVRDLRGKTEKEFKAYVSLFMRHLCEPGADGSETFADGVPREGLSRQQVLTRIGVMSLVKKKVQEFEHINGRWSMPELMPEPSADSKRSSRASSPTKTSPTTPEASATNSPCTSKPATPAPSEKGDGIRTPLEKDEAENQEEKPEKDSKTGEKMETEPDAPSPAPSLGERLDPRKIPLEDEVPGVPGELEIEPGYRGGREKSATELTPGERGEEKPLDGQEHRERPEGETGDFSKRAEDVKGDRELRPGPPRDEPRSNGRREEKAEKPRFMFNIADGGFTELHTLWQNEERAAISSGKLNEIWHRRHDYWLLAGIVLHGYARWQDIQNDAQFAIINEPFKTEANKGNFLEMKNKFLARRFKLLEQALVIEEQLRRAAYLNLSQEPAHPAMALHARFAEAECLAESHQHLSKESLAGNKPANAVLHKGKGRGGPARGRAHNAASEPAGGVAERHEGGRDPPASHVVPNTPHRSPPSDVRAQHPQPAGQQGHRASPHTGLPSGSVRYTSGVRGSLQRRTRRGPGRRRRQLQPDAGRVLHHSRHQRPSSAGEEGEGNGGGSGVRRAGSEGAPSRGGDLYRRLTGSQACPSPRPRSRGRPLAQALGAAANPPPSPPLGPPLG encoded by the exons ATGGCTTCCCCTCTGAGGgacgaagaggaggaggaggaggagatggtggtgtcggaggaggaagaagaggaagaagaagagggcgacgaggaggaggaggaggtggaggcgGCCGACGAGGACGATGAGGAGTACGACGACGAGAGAGTACTCGGGCGCGGGCCGGACCACGACCGGGGCCGCGACCGCCACAACCCCCCCGGCTGCCACCTcttcccgccgccgccgccaccgccgccgctgcccccgccgccgccgcccccgcctCCAG ATAAGGATGACATTCGGCTACTGCCTTCAGCATTGGGTGTGAAGAAAAGAAAACGAGGACCCAAAAAACAGAAGGAGAACAAGCCAGGAAAACCCCGAAAACGCAAGAAGCTT GACAGTGAGGAAGAATTTGGCTCTGAGCGAGATGAATACCGGGAGAAGTCAGAGAGTGGGGGCAGTGAATATGGAACCGGACCAGGTCGGAAGCGGAGACGGAAGCAccgagaaaaaaaggagaagaagacaAAGCGGCGGAAAAAAGGGGAGGGAGACGGGGGACAAAAG GTAGAACAGAAGTCATCAGCTACTCTGCTTCTGACCTGGGGCCTGGAGGATGTGGAGCATGTGTTCTCTGAGGAGGATTACCACACGCTCACCAACTACAAAGCCTTTAGCCAGTTCATGAG GCCTCTAATTGCTAAGAAGAATCCTAAGATCCCAATGTCTAAAATGATGACCATCCTTGGGGCCAAGTGGAGAGAGTTCAGCGCCAACAACCCCTTCAAGGGGTCAGCAGCTgctgtggcggcggcggcggcggcggcggcagcagctgTAGCTGAGCAGGTGTCAGCTGCTGTCTCATCGGCCACCCCCATAGCACCTTCCGGACCCCCTGCCCTTCCACCACCCCCTGCTGCTGATACCCAGCCCCCACCCATCCGaagagccaaaaccaaagaggGCAAAG GTCCAGGCCATAAGAGGCGGAGTAAGAGCCCCCGAGTGCCTGACGGACGGAAGAAGCTCCGGGGAAAGAAGatggcaccactcaaaattaAACTAGGGCTGCTGGGTGGCAAGAAGAAGAAGGGAGGCTCG TATGTTTTGCAGAGTGATGAGGGCCCCGAGCCAGAGGCTGAGGAGTCAGACCTGGATAGTGGCAGTGTCCACAGTGCCTCAGGTCGACCCGATGGGCCTGTTCGCACCAAGAGACTAAAGAGAGGCCGGccaggaaggaagaagaagaagg TCCTGGGCTGTCCTGCAGTGGCCGGGGAGGAGGAGGTTGATGGCTACGAGACGGATCACCAGGATTACTGTGAGGTGTGCCAGCAGGGTGGGGAAATTATTCTGTGCGACACCTGCCCTCGTGCCTACCACCTCGTCTGCCTTGATCCTGAACTTGACCGGGCTCCTGAGGGCAAATGGAGCTGCCCTCACTGT GAGAAGGAGGGAGTACAGTGGGAGgccaaggaggaggaagaagaatatgaagaggagggagaggaagaaggggagaaggaggaggaggatgatCACATGGAGTACTGCCGTGTGTGCAAGGATGGGGGGGAGCTCCTCTGCTGTGACGCCTGCATCTCCTCCTACCACATCCATTGTCTAAACCCTCCCCTGCCTGACATCCCCAACGGGGAATGGCTATGTCCCCGATGCACA TGCCCTGTGCTGAAGGGCCGTGTGCAGAAGATTCTGCATTGGCGGTGGGGGGAGCCACCTGTGTCAGTGCCAGCCCCTCAGCAGGCAGATGGGAGTCCAGATGCCCCAGCCCCTCGCCCTCTTCAAGGCAGATCAGAGCGAGAATTCTTTGTCAAGTGGGTAGGCCTGTCCTACTGGCATTGCTCCTGGGCCAAGGAGCTTCAG CTGGAAATCTTCCACTTGGTAATGTATCGAAACTACCAACGGAAGAATGACATGGATGAGCCCCCACCCCTGGATTATGGCTCTGGCGAGGATGACGGGAAGAGTGACAAGCGCAAGGTGAAAGATCCACACTACGCCGAGATGGAGGAGAAGTACTATCGCTTTGGAATCAAGCCAGAGTGGATGACCGTCCACCGCATCATCAACCACAG TGTGGATAAAAAGGGTAATTACCACTATTTAGTGAAATGGAGGGACTTGCCATATGACCAGTCCACATGGGAGGAAGATGAAATGAACATCCCTGAATATGAAGACCATAAACAAAGCTACTGGAGACATCG AGAACTAATTATGGGGGAGGATCCTGCCCAGCCCCGCAAgtataagaagaagaagaaggaggtgCAGACTGATGGGCCTCCCAGTTCTCCTACTAACGAT CCTACAGTGAAATATGAGACCCAGCCACGGTTTATCACAGCtaccggtggcacactgcatatgTATCAGCTGGAAGGGCTGAACTGGCTACGCTTCTCATGGGCCCAGGGCACTGACACCATTCTGGCTGATGAAATGGGGCTGGGCAAGACCATACAAACCATCGTCTTCCTCTACTCACTCTATAAGGAG GGCCACACAAAAGGTCCCTTCCTGGTGAGTGCCCCCCTCTCTACCATCATTAACTGGGAGCGGGAGTTCCAAATGTGGGCACCTAAGTTTTATGTGGTGACATACACGGGTGACAAGGACAGCCGGGCCATCATTCGTGAGAATGAGTTTTCCTTTGAGGACAACGCCATCAAAGGTGGCAAGAAAGCTTTTAAGATGAAG AGGGAGGCACAGGTGAAGTTCCATGTTCTCCTGACTTCATATGAGCTGATAACCATTGATCAGGCAGCACTGGGCTCCATCCGCTGGGCCTGCCTCGTGGTGGACGAGGCCCATCGGCTCAAGAACAACCAGTCCAAG TTTTTCAGGGTCCTCAATGGCTATAAGATAGATCATAAGTTACTGCTGACAGGGACCCCTCTGCAGAATAACCTGGAGGAGCTCTTCCATCTGCTGAACTTCCTGACCCCCGAGAGGTTTAA CAACCTAGAGGGCTTCTTGGAGGAATTTGCTGACATATCCAAAGAGGACCAGATTAAGAAGCTGCATGATTTGTTGGGGCCACACATGCTACGGAGGCTCAAGGCTGACGTCTTTAAGAACATGCCAGCCAAGACAGAGCTCATTGTTCGAGTGGAGCTGAGCCCTATGCAGAA GAAATACTACAAGTACATCCTGACTCGAAATTTTGAGGCCTTGAATTCACGAGGTGGTGGGAACCAAGTGTCGCTGCTCAACATCATGATGGATCTCAAGAAGTGCTGTAACCACCCGTACCTCTTTCCTGTGGCTGCTATG GAGTCCCCAAAACTCCCCAGTGGGGCTTATGAGGGTGGGGCACTAATTAAGGCGTCTGGGAAGCTTATGTTGCTGCAGAAGATGTTGCGGAAGCTGAAGGAGCAAGGACACAGAGTGCTTATTTTCTCGCAG ATGACCAAAATGTTAGACTTGCTGGAGGACTTCTTAGACTACGAAGGCTACAAGTACGAGCGCATTGATGGTGGCATCACTGGTGCACTGAGGCAGGAGGCCATCGATCGGTTCAACG CTCCTGGGGCCCAACAATTCTGCTTCCTCCTGTCCACCCGAGCGGGGGGCCTGGGCATCAATCTGGCCACTGCTGACACTGTCATCATCTTCGATTCTGACTGGAACCCTCATAATGACATCCAG GCCTTCAGCAGGGCTCATCGGATCGGCCAGGCCAACAAAGTGATGATTTACCGGTTTGTGACCCGCGCGTCAGTGGAAGAGCGAATCACACAGGTGGCCAAGAGAAAGATGATGCTGACGCACCTGGTGGTGCGGCCTGGACTAGGCTCCAAGGCAGGCTCCATGTCCAAGCAGGAGCTGGATGACATCCTCAAATTTGGCACCGAGGAGCTGTTCAAGGATGAAAACGAGG GAGAGAACAAGGAGGAGGACAGCAGTGTGATCCACTATGACAATGAGGCCATCGCTAGGCTCTTGGACCGGAACCAGGATGCAACTGAAGACACCGATGTGCAGAACATGAATGAGTATCTCAGCTCCTTCAAGGTGGCACAGTATGTTGTGCGGGAAGAAGACAAG ATTGAGGAAATCGAGCGAGAAATCATCAAGCAGGAGGAGAATGTGGATCCTGACTATTGGGAGAAGCTGCTGAGGCATCACTATGAGCAGCAGCAGGAGGACCTGGCTCGGAATCTCGGCAAGGGCAAGCGTGTTCGGAAGCAAGTTAACTATAACGATGCTGCTCAGGAGGACCAAG ATAACCAGTCAGAATACTCAGTGGGATCAGAGGAGGAGGATGAAGACTTTGACGAACGTCCTGAAG GGCGTCGTCAGTCAAAGAGGCAGCTCCGAAATGAAAAGGATAAGCCACTTCCTCCGCTGCTGGCTCGAGTTGGGGGCAACATTGAG GTGTTGGGGTTCAACACGCGTCAGCGGAAGGCTTTCCTGAATGCTGTGATGCGCTGGGGGATGCCACCTCAGGATGCCTTCACCACTCAGTGGCTGGTGCGGGACCTGAGGGGCAAGACTGAAAAGGAGTTTAA GGCCTATGTGTCACTGTTCATGCGCCATCTCTGTGAACCTGGGGCAGATGGCTCTGAAACCTTTGCCGATGGAGTCCCTCGGGAGGGACTGAGTCGTCAGCAAGTGTTGACCCGCATTGGAGTCATGTCTCTGGTCAAGAAGAAG GTACAGGAGTTTGAGCACATCAATGGGCGCTGGTCAATGCCAGAGCTGATGCCTGAGCCCAGTGCCGACTCAAAACGCTCGTCTAGAGCCTCCTCTCCAACCAAAACATCCCCTACCACTCCTGAGGCTTCCGCTACAAACAGTCCTTGCACCTCTAAACCTG CTACTCCAGCTCCAAGTGAGAAAGGAGATGGGATAAGGACACCTCTTGAGAAGGACGAAGCCGAAAACCAGGAGGAGAAGCCAGAGAAGGATAGCAAAACTGGGGAGAAGATGGAGACAGAG CCTGatgcccccagcccagccccttcGCTTGGGGAGAGGCTGGACCCAAGGAAGATTCCTCTAGAAGATGAGGTGCCAGGGGTACCTGGAGAGTTGGAGATTGAACCTGGGTACCGGGGGGGCAGAGAGAAATCAG CCACGGAGTTGACGCcaggagagaggggagaggagaagcCGTTGGATGGACAAGAGCACAGGGAGAGGCCGGAGGGGGAAACAGGGGATTTTAGCAAGAGAG CAGAAGATGTAAAAGGGGACCGGGAGCTTCGACCAGGACCTCCTCGAGATGAGCCACGGTCCAATGGGCGACGTGAGGAGAAGGCAGAGAAGCCACGGTTCATGTTTAACATCGCAGATGGTGGTTTCACAG AGCTTCACACGCTGTGGCAGAATGAGGAACGGGCAGCTATTTCCTCTGGGAAACTCAATGAGATCTGGCACCGAAGACATGACTATTGGCTTCTGGCTGGGATTGTCCT CCATGGTTATGCACGGTggcaggacatccagaatgaTGCTCAGTTTGCCATTATCAATGAGCCATTTAAAACCGAAGCCAATAAAGGGAACTTTCTGGAGATGAAAAATAAGTTCCTGGCCCGGAGGTTCAAG CTCCTGGAGCAGGCGCTGGTGATCGAGGAGCAGCTGCGGCGGGCGGCCTACCTGAACCTGTCACAGGAGCCGGCGCACCCCGCCATGGCCCTCCACGCCCGCTTCGCCGAGGCCGAGTGCCTGGCCGAGAGCCACCAGCACCTCTCCAAGGAGTCGCTGGCGGGGAACAAGCCGGCCAACGCCGTCCTGCACAAGGGTAAGGGCCGCGGCGGCCCCGCGCGGGGGAGGGCCCACAACGCTGC TTCTGAACCAGCTGGAGGAGTTGCTGAGCGACATGAAGGCGGACGTGACCCGCCTGCCAGCCACGTTGTCCCGAATACCCCCCATCGCAGCCCGCCTTCAGATGTCCGAGCGCAGCATCCTCAGCCGGCTGGCCAGCAAGGGCACAGAGCCTCACCCCACACCG gccttccctccgggTCCGTACGCTACACCTCCGGGGTACGGGGTAGCCTTCAGCGCCGCACCCGTAGGGGCCCTGGCCGCCGCAGGCGCCAATTACAGCCAGATGCCGGCAGGGTCCTTCATCACAG CCGCCACCAACGGCCCTCCAGTGCTggtgaagaaggagaaggaaatggtGGGGGCAGTGGTGTCAGACGGGCTGGATCGGAAGGAGCCCCGAGCCGGGGAGGTGATCTGTATAGACGACTGACCGGATCCCAGGCCTGCCCTTCACCCAGGCCCCGCTCCCGAGGCCGGCCTCTAGCCCAGGCTCTGGGGGCTGCTGCCAATCCTCCACCTTCCCCACCCCTTGGGCCACCGTTGGGCTAG